In Vreelandella piezotolerans, one genomic interval encodes:
- a CDS encoding ZapG family protein, with protein sequence MEASSPFTFALIGLAVGFVIGLVCYRLFSKGARDVASLKQTLLEREHQIADLKKNMSSHLTGIQQRLENIRHEADHLEQHIEDEAKQWKLPSVKTPSEPIAMPDSDSSVAMPRDYAAGKNGTLSEDFGLKESKATDVDSPQPPRY encoded by the coding sequence GTGGAAGCAAGCTCGCCATTTACTTTTGCACTTATCGGCTTGGCCGTAGGGTTCGTCATCGGCTTGGTATGCTATCGGCTCTTTAGCAAAGGTGCGCGAGACGTCGCTTCACTCAAGCAGACACTGCTTGAACGTGAACACCAGATCGCCGACTTGAAGAAAAACATGAGCAGCCACCTCACGGGCATACAGCAGCGCCTTGAGAACATTCGCCATGAGGCTGATCACCTCGAACAGCACATCGAAGACGAGGCCAAGCAGTGGAAATTACCCAGCGTCAAAACGCCTTCTGAGCCCATTGCGATGCCAGACAGCGACTCAAGCGTTGCCATGCCAAGAGATTACGCCGCTGGCAAAAACGGTACGCTATCGGAAGATTTCGGCTTGAAAGAGAGCAAAGCAACCGACGTCGACTCTCCTCAGCCGCCACGCTACTAA
- the zapE gene encoding cell division protein ZapE codes for MPSVSERQASGHTRRPTPLERYQDDLQRSDFQYDPAQEQAVKHLQRLYDELLATPTTVPKAVVASKGIKAKMAGLLGKKHAPAKPPLPQVKGLYFWGGVGRGKTYLVDTFYEALPFPEKMRTHFHRFMQRVHNELTHYKGEKNPLTLIAGKFAAEARVICFDEFFVKDITDAMILANLLEALFERGVVLVATSNIVPDELYKDGLQRARFVPAIELLNRHCEVVNVDSGIDYRLRALERAEIFHAPLDAAAERELARSFREIAGQSGEENAPLEVNHRVLKTRRLHEDVVWFEFAELCDGPRSQNDYIELAREFHTVLVANVPRMDGKTDDQARRFINMVDEFYDRGVKLLMSAEVPVESLYSDGKLTFEFQRTLSRLQEMQSREYLALAHKP; via the coding sequence ATGCCATCAGTATCTGAGCGTCAGGCCTCCGGCCACACTCGTCGTCCCACGCCGCTTGAGCGCTATCAAGACGACCTCCAGCGCAGTGATTTTCAGTATGACCCGGCCCAAGAGCAGGCGGTCAAGCATCTCCAGCGGCTCTATGATGAGCTGTTGGCGACGCCAACGACGGTGCCCAAGGCTGTGGTGGCCAGCAAAGGAATCAAAGCCAAAATGGCAGGTTTGCTGGGTAAGAAGCATGCGCCTGCCAAACCGCCGTTGCCCCAAGTAAAAGGGCTCTACTTCTGGGGAGGCGTGGGGCGTGGTAAGACCTACTTGGTCGATACCTTTTATGAAGCGCTGCCGTTTCCTGAAAAGATGCGCACGCACTTTCATCGCTTCATGCAGCGAGTTCACAATGAGCTGACCCATTATAAAGGCGAGAAAAACCCACTCACACTTATTGCGGGTAAGTTTGCCGCCGAAGCGCGTGTCATTTGTTTCGATGAGTTCTTCGTCAAGGACATCACCGACGCCATGATTCTCGCCAACTTGCTTGAAGCGCTTTTCGAGCGTGGCGTGGTGTTAGTGGCGACCTCGAATATCGTTCCCGACGAGCTGTATAAAGATGGATTGCAGCGTGCGAGATTCGTGCCTGCCATTGAATTGCTGAATCGTCATTGTGAGGTGGTCAATGTCGACTCGGGTATCGATTATCGTCTGCGGGCGCTGGAGCGTGCTGAAATTTTTCATGCGCCTCTCGACGCTGCTGCCGAAAGAGAGCTGGCGCGCAGCTTTCGAGAGATTGCTGGTCAGTCAGGTGAGGAGAACGCGCCATTGGAGGTCAATCACCGGGTGCTTAAAACGCGTCGCTTGCATGAGGATGTCGTGTGGTTTGAGTTTGCTGAGCTGTGTGACGGGCCGCGTAGCCAAAATGACTATATCGAACTAGCCCGCGAGTTCCATACCGTTTTGGTAGCCAACGTGCCGCGTATGGACGGCAAGACAGACGATCAAGCACGACGCTTCATCAATATGGTGGACGAGTTTTATGATCGTGGCGTAAAGCTGTTGATGTCGGCAGAGGTGCCGGTGGAATCCCTCTATAGTGACGGGAAGCTGACCTTCGAATTCCAGCGCACGCTATCTCGGCTGCAGGAAATGCAGTCGCGCGAATACTTGGCGCTGGCGCACAAGCCCTAG
- the hisD gene encoding histidinol dehydrogenase, whose product MSDTTTATIARLSTRDAAFHQRLDALLDWEGVSDKAVQARVEEILADVKQRGDQAVIEATNRFDRLSVDAMEQLCLTPDQLKKAYDGLPAEQRDALAIAAERIKRYHERQKPTSWQYEEADGTVLGQKVTPLDRAGIYVPGGKAAYPSSVLMNAIPAHVAGVREIVMVVPTPDGVLNDLVLAAAHLAGVDYVFTIGGAQAVAALAYGTQSVPRVDKIVGPGNIYVATAKRAVFGQVGIDMIAGPSEIMVVSDGKTDPDWIAMDLFSQAEHDEDAQAILVSWDAEHLDAVASSIERLLPTLEREPIARASLNRRGALILCRDQAEAVEMINRIAPEHLELSVAEPGAWLDDIRHAGAIFMGRHTSEALGDYCAGPNHVLPTSGTARFSSPLGVYDFQKRSSIIHCSPEGASELGKVASVLARGEYLTAHARSAEYRIRNR is encoded by the coding sequence ATGAGCGATACAACCACAGCCACCATTGCCCGCCTATCGACCCGTGATGCGGCTTTTCATCAGCGCCTAGATGCGCTGTTGGATTGGGAGGGCGTGTCTGATAAAGCGGTGCAGGCTCGTGTTGAGGAAATCTTGGCAGACGTCAAACAGCGTGGCGATCAGGCGGTCATCGAGGCAACGAATCGTTTTGACCGTTTGTCCGTCGACGCCATGGAGCAGCTATGCCTCACGCCTGACCAGTTAAAAAAAGCGTATGACGGATTGCCTGCCGAGCAACGGGATGCGCTAGCGATTGCCGCCGAGCGCATCAAGCGCTACCACGAGCGGCAAAAACCGACCTCCTGGCAATACGAAGAGGCTGACGGGACGGTGCTCGGCCAGAAAGTCACGCCGCTCGATCGGGCCGGTATTTATGTGCCGGGTGGGAAGGCTGCCTATCCGTCCTCCGTATTGATGAATGCCATCCCTGCCCACGTGGCGGGCGTGCGTGAAATCGTCATGGTGGTACCTACGCCCGATGGCGTGTTGAATGATCTAGTATTAGCGGCAGCGCATCTGGCGGGCGTGGACTACGTGTTCACCATTGGCGGCGCTCAAGCCGTCGCCGCGCTGGCTTACGGGACACAAAGCGTTCCACGTGTCGATAAGATCGTGGGGCCGGGTAACATCTACGTCGCCACGGCTAAACGGGCCGTATTTGGGCAGGTCGGTATCGATATGATTGCGGGGCCTTCGGAAATCATGGTGGTGTCGGACGGGAAAACCGACCCGGATTGGATCGCCATGGATCTCTTTTCTCAGGCAGAGCATGATGAAGATGCGCAAGCCATTCTCGTGAGCTGGGACGCCGAGCATTTGGATGCTGTGGCGAGTTCCATCGAACGATTGCTGCCGACGCTAGAGCGGGAGCCAATTGCACGCGCGTCGCTGAATCGCCGCGGTGCATTGATTCTGTGTCGCGATCAGGCAGAAGCCGTCGAGATGATCAATCGTATTGCGCCAGAGCATCTCGAGCTGTCAGTGGCCGAGCCCGGCGCATGGCTGGATGATATTCGCCATGCAGGGGCGATCTTCATGGGGCGACACACGTCAGAAGCGTTGGGCGACTACTGTGCAGGCCCGAACCACGTTCTGCCGACGTCGGGAACTGCGCGGTTCTCCTCCCCGCTAGGCGTGTACGACTTTCAGAAGCGCTCCTCGATCATCCATTGCTCACCTGAAGGGGCATCCGAGCTGGGTAAGGTGGCCTCCGTACTGGCGCGTGGCGAATACCTTACGGCTCATGCCCGTTCAGCGGAGTATCGCATTCGCAATCGATGA
- a CDS encoding Do family serine endopeptidase — translation MHRSVLPYLWPVLTGLLLAAVILLAFPEQLPNPFRHTPPVSEAPPANVETPPALVPTTSSESSANRPAPDIRQAAPLTRHQGPASYSNAVNQAAPAVVNIYSSRIVERDQHPLMSDPFFNQFFSGDDATTHQRMLSSLGSGVIVSNDGYVLTNHHVINGADQIQVALRDGRETLAEVIGTDPESDLAVLRIGLEDLPVIELADSEEVAVGDVALAIGNPFGVGQTVTMGIISATGRSHLGLNAYEDFIQTDAAINPGNSGGALVNPEGALVGINTAIFSRSGGSQGIGFAIPANLAHSILDELVTRGRVIRGWLGIEAQALSRELAASFGLRTPQGVIVAGVVSGGPAAQAGLQPGDVLLSIDGQVILDARATMSDIASIPPGTSLPLTIVRGGERMEMTVEVGERPVPTNATSADRQSGS, via the coding sequence ATGCACCGTTCAGTGCTGCCTTATCTCTGGCCCGTACTTACGGGGCTTCTGCTAGCGGCCGTTATCCTGCTCGCCTTTCCGGAGCAGCTACCCAACCCGTTCCGCCACACGCCCCCCGTGTCGGAGGCTCCGCCTGCTAACGTCGAGACTCCGCCCGCATTGGTGCCCACCACTAGCAGTGAATCAAGCGCGAATCGCCCGGCACCGGATATCAGGCAAGCGGCTCCGCTGACCCGACATCAAGGCCCAGCCAGTTACTCCAATGCCGTCAACCAAGCCGCTCCCGCCGTGGTGAACATTTACTCTTCACGCATCGTCGAGCGCGACCAGCACCCGCTAATGTCCGACCCGTTCTTCAACCAGTTTTTTAGCGGCGACGACGCCACCACCCACCAGCGTATGCTGTCGAGCCTCGGATCGGGCGTCATCGTTAGCAATGATGGCTATGTACTGACCAACCATCACGTCATCAACGGCGCCGACCAAATCCAGGTCGCGCTTCGCGACGGTCGCGAAACCCTGGCAGAGGTCATCGGCACCGATCCAGAGAGCGATTTGGCCGTGCTGCGGATCGGTCTAGAAGACTTGCCGGTCATCGAGCTTGCTGACTCGGAGGAGGTCGCCGTCGGCGATGTGGCGCTGGCCATTGGCAACCCCTTTGGCGTGGGGCAGACCGTCACCATGGGCATCATCAGCGCCACTGGACGAAGCCATTTGGGCCTGAACGCTTACGAAGACTTCATTCAGACCGATGCAGCCATTAACCCCGGTAATTCGGGCGGGGCACTGGTCAATCCAGAGGGCGCTCTGGTGGGTATCAATACCGCCATTTTCTCTCGCTCCGGGGGCTCTCAGGGAATTGGTTTTGCGATTCCCGCCAACCTCGCACACAGCATATTGGATGAGTTGGTGACGCGCGGAAGAGTCATTCGGGGATGGCTGGGCATCGAGGCCCAAGCGCTTTCGCGCGAGCTGGCCGCGTCGTTTGGGTTGCGTACGCCCCAGGGCGTCATCGTCGCAGGCGTGGTGAGTGGCGGACCTGCCGCCCAGGCAGGCTTACAGCCAGGCGACGTACTGCTCTCCATCGATGGACAGGTCATTCTGGATGCTAGGGCGACCATGAGCGATATCGCGTCGATCCCACCAGGGACGTCGCTGCCGCTGACGATCGTACGCGGCGGCGAACGCATGGAAATGACCGTTGAGGTAGGCGAGCGTCCCGTGCCGACCAATGCCACATCGGCCGACCGGCAGAGCGGCTCCTAG
- the hisG gene encoding ATP phosphoribosyltransferase — MSKQLILALSKGRILEETLPLLADAGITPAEDLSKSRKLLFDTNLPDVKLVIIRATDVPTYVQLGAADVGIAGKDVLLEHGAEGLYEPLDLDIARCKLMTAGVTGQPPAKARRRVATKFVNVARRYYAEQGIQAEVIKLYGAMELAPLMNLADEIVDIVDTGNTLRANGMEPRELIAHISTRLVVNKAAMTMKHDRIKPLLARLESAVKSRQAQPIE; from the coding sequence ATGAGTAAGCAACTGATTTTGGCCCTTTCGAAAGGGCGTATCTTGGAAGAAACCCTTCCGCTACTGGCAGATGCGGGCATTACACCTGCCGAGGATCTGAGTAAAAGCCGCAAGCTTTTGTTCGATACCAACTTGCCGGACGTCAAACTGGTGATTATTCGTGCCACTGACGTGCCAACCTACGTGCAGCTAGGCGCGGCGGATGTAGGTATCGCCGGTAAAGACGTGCTGCTGGAGCACGGCGCGGAAGGTCTTTACGAGCCGCTCGACCTGGATATTGCGCGGTGCAAGCTGATGACGGCAGGCGTGACGGGGCAGCCGCCCGCCAAAGCGCGACGCCGAGTAGCGACCAAATTCGTCAACGTGGCACGTCGCTACTACGCAGAGCAGGGTATCCAAGCAGAAGTCATCAAGCTTTATGGTGCCATGGAGCTCGCACCGCTGATGAATTTGGCCGATGAGATCGTCGATATCGTCGATACCGGTAACACGCTGCGCGCCAATGGTATGGAGCCGCGCGAGCTCATTGCCCACATCAGCACGCGTTTGGTGGTCAACAAAGCCGCTATGACCATGAAGCACGACCGTATCAAGCCGCTGCTAGCGCGTCTGGAAAGCGCCGTAAAATCGCGTCAGGCGCAGCCTATTGAATGA
- a CDS encoding Nif3-like dinuclear metal center hexameric protein: MNHRDQLVAACDHQLRSAQFKDFTVNGLQIEGREQVRRVMSGVTACQALLDEAVAWQADMVLVHHGYFWKNEPVAITGMKQRRIKTLLANDISLLAYHLPLDAHTEMGNNAQLAKRMGWKVEGCLDGELGEGLLWSGRLVVPQSIGELARQVAGVLAREPLLVEAPCQKPIERVAWCTGGAQDMITEAYEAGAQVFVSGEVSERTTHLAREMGIHYLAAGHHATERYGVQALGEWLASEFDVEHRFVDIDNPA, encoded by the coding sequence GTGAATCATCGTGATCAACTGGTCGCTGCCTGTGACCACCAGTTACGCTCTGCTCAATTCAAAGATTTCACGGTCAATGGCCTGCAAATCGAGGGACGAGAGCAAGTGCGTCGCGTCATGTCGGGGGTAACGGCCTGCCAAGCGCTGCTCGACGAGGCCGTCGCATGGCAGGCCGATATGGTGCTCGTTCATCATGGCTATTTCTGGAAGAACGAGCCTGTTGCCATCACCGGTATGAAGCAGCGTCGGATCAAAACGTTGCTGGCCAACGATATCAGCTTGCTGGCTTACCATTTGCCGCTTGATGCTCATACAGAGATGGGCAATAACGCGCAGTTGGCCAAGCGAATGGGCTGGAAAGTCGAGGGATGCCTAGACGGTGAGTTGGGAGAGGGGCTGCTCTGGTCGGGCCGGTTGGTGGTTCCACAATCAATTGGCGAGTTGGCCCGCCAAGTAGCGGGTGTTCTCGCCCGCGAGCCGCTGCTGGTCGAGGCGCCGTGTCAGAAGCCAATCGAGCGAGTCGCATGGTGTACCGGTGGTGCGCAAGACATGATTACGGAAGCCTATGAGGCCGGTGCGCAGGTGTTCGTTTCAGGAGAGGTCTCTGAACGGACGACCCATTTAGCGCGTGAAATGGGAATTCATTACTTGGCAGCAGGCCATCACGCGACCGAGCGCTACGGTGTGCAGGCGCTCGGCGAGTGGCTGGCCAGTGAGTTCGATGTTGAGCATCGCTTCGTCGACATTGATAACCCCGCCTAG